A genome region from Acipenser ruthenus chromosome 29, fAciRut3.2 maternal haplotype, whole genome shotgun sequence includes the following:
- the LOC117965978 gene encoding liprin-alpha-2-like isoform X7 has translation MMCEVMPTINEGDPAGSQRGSHNGSDSESNFEQLMVNMLDEREKLLETLRESQETLGQTQGKLQETVHERDQLQRQITSALPQEFATLTKELNGCREQLLEKEEEISELKAERNNTRLLLEHLESLVSRHERSLRMTVVKRQAQPPSGVSSEVEVLKALKSLFEHHKALDEKVRERLRVSLERVTTLEGQLAAASQELSVLRQGHPQRKDKPEGDHVDGTEPVPKPTWKRLPNGSIDAHDEVSRALQLQELLEKSNVELVQSKERVATLTARVAELEADLNTAHKDLLKSEEMSSKYQRDIREALAQKEDMEERITTLEKRYLGAQRETTSIHDLNDKLENELVNKESLYRQSEEKARNIQELLELAEQKLQQTMRKAETLPEVEAELAQRGAALTKAEERHGSIEERSRQLEAQLEEKNQELGRARQREKMNEEHNKRLSDTVDRLLTESNERLQLHLKERMAALEDKNTLIQDLENTQKQLEDSYHSKERLATEIEKLRAEMEQLKRRSGAFGDSVHPRSLVGSTTDVRFSLGSALDTQVDHFGTPAVIRRAQKGRLAALRDEPTKILPIMDQEWDRAQPLSVLASVTQPIESDPELSDIDDDDRETIFSSVDVLSPSGHSDAQTLALMLQEQLDAINEEIRMIQEEKESAELRAEEIENRVTSGSMDGLNMRPLRSRSSIPTSLTALSLASSSPPVSGRSTPKLSSRSAAHELGIMTLPSDLRKHRRKVLSPVSWDDSREDKPTIKCEMSPPPSPRSLRLEQMSQSLLSTSQEDGKGPDDQNSSRNSSQDSLHRGSKKKGINFSIVRLFGKKEKARLLQMGRGQGAGVTDFEIGFQDFLGLGKLGTQAERDRRFKKKHELLEDARRKGLPFAQWDGPTVVSWLELWVGMPAWYVAACRANVKSGAIMSALSDTEIQREIGISNPLHRLKLRLAIQEMVSLTSPSAPLTSRTSSGNVWVTHEEMETMTTPTKATLAYGDMNHEWIGNEWLPSLGLPQYRSYFMECLVDARMLDHLTKKDLRTHLKMVDSFHRASLQYGIMCLKRLNYDRKELERRRQECQLEVKDVVVWTNDQVMHWVQSIGLREYGTNLLESGVHGALIALDENFDYSSLALILQIPMQNTQARQVLEREFNNVLALGTDRRLDEGDDKSFRRTPSWRKRFRPRDSHGLSMMPGSIETLPAGFRVTAMSMPSSVSTMPKKMPPEGSSGSQRLDSSTVRTYSC, from the exons ATGATGTGTGAGGTGATGCCCACCATCAACGAAGGAGACCCCGCGGGTTCTCAGCGCGGCTCTCACAACGGTTCCGATTCGGAGTCCAATTTCGAACAGCTCATGGTGAACATGCTGGACGAACGGGAGAAACTGCTGGAAACGTTGCGAGAGAGCCAGGAGACCCTGGGGCAGACCCAAGGCAAGCTGCAGGAGACGGTGCACGAACGAGACCAGCTGCAGAGACAGATCACTTCAGCCCTGCCGCAG GAGTTTGCCACCCTAACGAAGGAGCTGAACGGGTGCAGGGAACAGCTGCTGGAAAAAGAAGAGGAGATCTCTGAACTGAAAGCAGAGAGGAACAACACGAGA CTGCTACTGGAACACCTGGAGAGCCTCGTTTCGAGACACGAGCGGTCCCTGAGGATGACGGTAGTGAAGAGACAGGCCCAGCCTCCCTCTGGAGTCTCCAGCGAGGTGGAGGTCCTGAAAGCCTTGAAGTCCCTCTTCGAGCATCACAAAGCGCTGGATGAAAAG GTGCGCGAGCGACTGAGAGTATCTCTGGAGAGAGTGACAACCTTAGAGGGGCAGCTAGCAGCCGCCAGCCAAGAG CTTTCAGTGCTAAGACAAGGGCACCCCCAGAGGAAGGACAAGCCCGAAGGAGATCACGTTGATGGGACGGAACCAGTGCCCAAGCCAACCTGGAAG AGGCTACCGAACGGCTCCATCGACGCCCATGACGAGGTGAGCCGGGCTCTGCAGTTACAGGAGCTGCTGGAGAAGAGCAACGTGGAGCTCGTGCAGAGCAAGGAGCGCGTGGCCACACTGACCGCCCGCGTGGCCGAGCTGGAGGCTGACCTCAACACCGCCCACAAAGACCTGCTGAAGAGCGAGGAGATGAGCAGCAAATACCAGCGGGACATCCGCGAG GCTCTGGCTCAGAAGGAAGACATGGAGGAGAGAATTACAACTCTAGAGAAACGCTACCTGGGTGCGCAGAGAGAAACCACTTCAATACACGACCTCAATGACAAGCTGGAGAACGAGCTGGTGAACAAGGAGTCTCTCTACAGACAG AGCGAGGAGAAGGCCAGGAACATCCAGGAGCTGCTGGAGCTGGCAGAGCAGAAGCTGCAGCAGACGATGCGCAAGGCTGAGACCCTGCCCGAGGTGGAGGCGGAGCTGGCACAGAGAGGGGCCGCCCTGACCAAG GCTGAGGAGAGGCATGGCAGTATCGAGGAGCGCTCCCGACAGCTGGAGGCTCAGCTTGAAGAGAAAAACCAGGAGCTGGGCCGG GCGAGGCAGAGGGAGAAGATGAACGAAGAACACAACAAGCGACTCTCGGACACCGTCGACCGTCTCCTCACAGAGTCCAACGAGAGGCTGCAGCTGCACCTGAAGGAGCGCATGGCCGCTCTGGAGGACAAG aataccTTGATTCAAGATCTGGAAAACACACAAAAGCAACTGGAAGACTCTTACCATAGCAAG GAAAGGTTGGCGACTGAAATTGAAAAACTGCGTGCAGAAATGGAGCAGCTGAAGAGGAGAAGTGGAGCCTTCGGGGACAGTGTGCACCCACG CTCTCTCGTCGGCAGCACCACGGATGTCCGCTTCTCTCTGGGCTCGGCACTGGACACGCAGGTTGACCACTTCGGCACTCCGGCGGTGATCCGACGGGCGCAGAAGGGACGCCTGGCAGCCCTGCGGGACGAACCCACCAAG ATCCTGCCGATAATGGATCAGGAATGGGACCGCGCCCAGCCGCTCAGTGTCCTGGCCAGCGTGACCCAACCCATCGAGAGTGACCCCGAGCTGTCGGACATCGACGACGATGACCGCGAGACCATCTTCAGCTCGGTGGATGTGCTCTCGCCCAGCGGTCACTCCGACGCCCAGACCCTGGCTCTGATGCTTCAAGAACAGCTGGACGCCATCAACGAGGAGATCAG gaTGATCCAGGAGGAGAAGGAGTCGGCAGAGCTGCGTGCCGAGGAGATTGAGAATCGGGTGACGAGTGGCAGTATGGACGGGCTCAACATGCGCCCCCTGCGGTCCCGCTCCTCCATCCCCACCTCGCTCACCGCCCTGTCGCTCGCCAGCTCCTCCCCCCCCGTCAGCGGCCGCTCCACGCCCAAGCTGTCTTCCCGCTCAGCCGCTCATGAGCTGGGCATCATGACTCTG CCCAGCGATTTGAGGAAACATCGTAGGAAAGTACTT TCTCCAGTGTCCTGGGATGACAGTCGGGAGGACAAGCCCACCATCAAGTGTGAGATGTCGCCCCCTCCCTCCCCGCGCAGCCTGCGTCTGGAGCAGATGTCCCAGTCCCTGCTCTCCACCAGCCAGGAAGACGGCAAAGG GCCGGACGACCAGAACAGCAGTCGTAACAGCAGCCAAGACTCCCTCCACAGGGGCAGCAAGAAGAAGGGCATCAACTTCTCAATCGTACGGCTGTTTGGCAAGAAGGAGAAGGCCAGGCTCCTGCAGATGGGCAGGGGGCAGGGAGCTGGGGTTACAG ATTTTGAGATCGGGTTCCAGGATTTTCTGGGACTGGGGAAGCTGGGAACGCAGGCTGAGCGAGACCGGAGATTCAAGAAGAA GCATGAGCTTCTGGAAGACGCTCGGAGGAAGGGCTTGCCTTTCGCCCAGTGGGACGGGCCCACAGTGGTGTCCTGGCTCGAG CTGTGGGTGGGGATGCCAGCCTGGTACGTGGCTGCCTGCCGTGCCAATGTGAAGAGCGGTGCCATCATGTCAGCCCTGTCCGACACCGAGATCCAGAGAGAGATTGGCATCAGCAACCCCCTGCACCGGCTCAAACTACGCCTGGCCATCCAGGAGATGGTGTCCCTCACCAGCCCCTCCGCCCCCCTCACCTCCAGAACT TCTTCTGGGAATGTCTGGGTGACTCACGAGGAGATGGAAACCATGACAACGCCTACCAAAGCG ACGCTTGCGTACGGAGACATGAATCACGAGTGGATTGGGAATGAGTGGCTGCCCAGCCTGGGCCTGCCTCAGTACCGCAGCTACTTCATGGAGTGTCTGGTGGACGCCCGCATGCTTGACCACCTGACCAAGAAAGACCTGCGCACGCACCTCAAGATGGTGGACAGCTTCCACCG GGCCAGTCTGCAGTACGGCATCATGTGCCTGAAGAGGCTGAACTACGACAGGAAGGAGCTGGAGAGGAGGAGGCAGGAATGCCAGCTTGAAGTCAAAG ATGTTGTGGTGTGGACGAACGACCAGGTGATGCACTGGGTGCAGTCCATCGGGCTCCGTGAGTACGGGACCAATCTCCTGGAGAGCGGGGTCCATGGGGCCCTCATTGCTCTGGATGAGAACTTCGATTACAGCAGCCTGGCACTTATCCTGCAGATCCCAATGCAAAACACACAG GCAAGGCAAGTTTTAGAACGTGAATTCAACAACGTCCTGGCCCTGGGGACCGACAGGCGACTGGATGAG GGCGATGATAAATCCTTCCGGAGAACACCGTCGTGGAGGAAGCGCTTTCGTCCGCGCGACAGTCACGGTCTGAGCATGATGCCCGGCTCCATCGAGACTCTGCCAGCAGGGTTCAGGGTCACTGCCATGTCCATGCCCTCCTCCGTCTCCACGATGCCCAAGAAAATGCCCCCTGAAG
- the LOC117965978 gene encoding liprin-alpha-2-like isoform X2 — protein MMCEVMPTINEGDPAGSQRGSHNGSDSESNFEQLMVNMLDEREKLLETLRESQETLGQTQGKLQETVHERDQLQRQITSALPQEFATLTKELNGCREQLLEKEEEISELKAERNNTRLLLEHLESLVSRHERSLRMTVVKRQAQPPSGVSSEVEVLKALKSLFEHHKALDEKVRERLRVSLERVTTLEGQLAAASQELSVLRQGHPQRKDKPEGDHVDGTEPVPKPTWKRLPNGSIDAHDEVSRALQLQELLEKSNVELVQSKERVATLTARVAELEADLNTAHKDLLKSEEMSSKYQRDIREALAQKEDMEERITTLEKRYLGAQRETTSIHDLNDKLENELVNKESLYRQSEEKARNIQELLELAEQKLQQTMRKAETLPEVEAELAQRGAALTKAEERHGSIEERSRQLEAQLEEKNQELGRARQREKMNEEHNKRLSDTVDRLLTESNERLQLHLKERMAALEDKNTLIQDLENTQKQLEDSYHSKERLATEIEKLRAEMEQLKRRSGAFGDSVHPRSLVGSTTDVRFSLGSALDTQVDHFGTPAVIRRAQKGRLAALRDEPTKILPIMDQEWDRAQPLSVLASVTQPIESDPELSDIDDDDRETIFSSVDVLSPSGHSDAQTLALMLQEQLDAINEEIRMIQEEKESAELRAEEIENRVTSGSMDGLNMRPLRSRSSIPTSLTALSLASSSPPVSGRSTPKLSSRSAAHELGIMTLPSDLRKHRRKVLSPVSWDDSREDKPTIKCEMSPPPSPRSLRLEQMSQSLLSTSQEDGKGPDDQNSSRNSSQDSLHRGSKKKGINFSIVRLFGKKEKARLLQMGRGQGAGVTDFEIGFQDFLGLGKLGTQAERDRRFKKKHELLEDARRKGLPFAQWDGPTVVSWLELWVGMPAWYVAACRANVKSGAIMSALSDTEIQREIGISNPLHRLKLRLAIQEMVSLTSPSAPLTSRTSSGNVWVTHEEMETMTTPTKAEKEGGSWAQTLAYGDMNHEWIGNEWLPSLGLPQYRSYFMECLVDARMLDHLTKKDLRTHLKMVDSFHRASLQYGIMCLKRLNYDRKELERRRQECQLEVKDVVVWTNDQVMHWVQSIGLREYGTNLLESGVHGALIALDENFDYSSLALILQIPMQNTQARQVLEREFNNVLALGTDRRLDEGDDKSFRRTPSWRKRFRPRDSHGLSMMPGSIETLPAGFRVTAMSMPSSVSTMPKKMPPEGSSGSQRLDSSTVRTYSC, from the exons ATGATGTGTGAGGTGATGCCCACCATCAACGAAGGAGACCCCGCGGGTTCTCAGCGCGGCTCTCACAACGGTTCCGATTCGGAGTCCAATTTCGAACAGCTCATGGTGAACATGCTGGACGAACGGGAGAAACTGCTGGAAACGTTGCGAGAGAGCCAGGAGACCCTGGGGCAGACCCAAGGCAAGCTGCAGGAGACGGTGCACGAACGAGACCAGCTGCAGAGACAGATCACTTCAGCCCTGCCGCAG GAGTTTGCCACCCTAACGAAGGAGCTGAACGGGTGCAGGGAACAGCTGCTGGAAAAAGAAGAGGAGATCTCTGAACTGAAAGCAGAGAGGAACAACACGAGA CTGCTACTGGAACACCTGGAGAGCCTCGTTTCGAGACACGAGCGGTCCCTGAGGATGACGGTAGTGAAGAGACAGGCCCAGCCTCCCTCTGGAGTCTCCAGCGAGGTGGAGGTCCTGAAAGCCTTGAAGTCCCTCTTCGAGCATCACAAAGCGCTGGATGAAAAG GTGCGCGAGCGACTGAGAGTATCTCTGGAGAGAGTGACAACCTTAGAGGGGCAGCTAGCAGCCGCCAGCCAAGAG CTTTCAGTGCTAAGACAAGGGCACCCCCAGAGGAAGGACAAGCCCGAAGGAGATCACGTTGATGGGACGGAACCAGTGCCCAAGCCAACCTGGAAG AGGCTACCGAACGGCTCCATCGACGCCCATGACGAGGTGAGCCGGGCTCTGCAGTTACAGGAGCTGCTGGAGAAGAGCAACGTGGAGCTCGTGCAGAGCAAGGAGCGCGTGGCCACACTGACCGCCCGCGTGGCCGAGCTGGAGGCTGACCTCAACACCGCCCACAAAGACCTGCTGAAGAGCGAGGAGATGAGCAGCAAATACCAGCGGGACATCCGCGAG GCTCTGGCTCAGAAGGAAGACATGGAGGAGAGAATTACAACTCTAGAGAAACGCTACCTGGGTGCGCAGAGAGAAACCACTTCAATACACGACCTCAATGACAAGCTGGAGAACGAGCTGGTGAACAAGGAGTCTCTCTACAGACAG AGCGAGGAGAAGGCCAGGAACATCCAGGAGCTGCTGGAGCTGGCAGAGCAGAAGCTGCAGCAGACGATGCGCAAGGCTGAGACCCTGCCCGAGGTGGAGGCGGAGCTGGCACAGAGAGGGGCCGCCCTGACCAAG GCTGAGGAGAGGCATGGCAGTATCGAGGAGCGCTCCCGACAGCTGGAGGCTCAGCTTGAAGAGAAAAACCAGGAGCTGGGCCGG GCGAGGCAGAGGGAGAAGATGAACGAAGAACACAACAAGCGACTCTCGGACACCGTCGACCGTCTCCTCACAGAGTCCAACGAGAGGCTGCAGCTGCACCTGAAGGAGCGCATGGCCGCTCTGGAGGACAAG aataccTTGATTCAAGATCTGGAAAACACACAAAAGCAACTGGAAGACTCTTACCATAGCAAG GAAAGGTTGGCGACTGAAATTGAAAAACTGCGTGCAGAAATGGAGCAGCTGAAGAGGAGAAGTGGAGCCTTCGGGGACAGTGTGCACCCACG CTCTCTCGTCGGCAGCACCACGGATGTCCGCTTCTCTCTGGGCTCGGCACTGGACACGCAGGTTGACCACTTCGGCACTCCGGCGGTGATCCGACGGGCGCAGAAGGGACGCCTGGCAGCCCTGCGGGACGAACCCACCAAG ATCCTGCCGATAATGGATCAGGAATGGGACCGCGCCCAGCCGCTCAGTGTCCTGGCCAGCGTGACCCAACCCATCGAGAGTGACCCCGAGCTGTCGGACATCGACGACGATGACCGCGAGACCATCTTCAGCTCGGTGGATGTGCTCTCGCCCAGCGGTCACTCCGACGCCCAGACCCTGGCTCTGATGCTTCAAGAACAGCTGGACGCCATCAACGAGGAGATCAG gaTGATCCAGGAGGAGAAGGAGTCGGCAGAGCTGCGTGCCGAGGAGATTGAGAATCGGGTGACGAGTGGCAGTATGGACGGGCTCAACATGCGCCCCCTGCGGTCCCGCTCCTCCATCCCCACCTCGCTCACCGCCCTGTCGCTCGCCAGCTCCTCCCCCCCCGTCAGCGGCCGCTCCACGCCCAAGCTGTCTTCCCGCTCAGCCGCTCATGAGCTGGGCATCATGACTCTG CCCAGCGATTTGAGGAAACATCGTAGGAAAGTACTT TCTCCAGTGTCCTGGGATGACAGTCGGGAGGACAAGCCCACCATCAAGTGTGAGATGTCGCCCCCTCCCTCCCCGCGCAGCCTGCGTCTGGAGCAGATGTCCCAGTCCCTGCTCTCCACCAGCCAGGAAGACGGCAAAGG GCCGGACGACCAGAACAGCAGTCGTAACAGCAGCCAAGACTCCCTCCACAGGGGCAGCAAGAAGAAGGGCATCAACTTCTCAATCGTACGGCTGTTTGGCAAGAAGGAGAAGGCCAGGCTCCTGCAGATGGGCAGGGGGCAGGGAGCTGGGGTTACAG ATTTTGAGATCGGGTTCCAGGATTTTCTGGGACTGGGGAAGCTGGGAACGCAGGCTGAGCGAGACCGGAGATTCAAGAAGAA GCATGAGCTTCTGGAAGACGCTCGGAGGAAGGGCTTGCCTTTCGCCCAGTGGGACGGGCCCACAGTGGTGTCCTGGCTCGAG CTGTGGGTGGGGATGCCAGCCTGGTACGTGGCTGCCTGCCGTGCCAATGTGAAGAGCGGTGCCATCATGTCAGCCCTGTCCGACACCGAGATCCAGAGAGAGATTGGCATCAGCAACCCCCTGCACCGGCTCAAACTACGCCTGGCCATCCAGGAGATGGTGTCCCTCACCAGCCCCTCCGCCCCCCTCACCTCCAGAACT TCTTCTGGGAATGTCTGGGTGACTCACGAGGAGATGGAAACCATGACAACGCCTACCAAAGCG GAGAAAGAAGGAGGCAGTTGGGCTCAG ACGCTTGCGTACGGAGACATGAATCACGAGTGGATTGGGAATGAGTGGCTGCCCAGCCTGGGCCTGCCTCAGTACCGCAGCTACTTCATGGAGTGTCTGGTGGACGCCCGCATGCTTGACCACCTGACCAAGAAAGACCTGCGCACGCACCTCAAGATGGTGGACAGCTTCCACCG GGCCAGTCTGCAGTACGGCATCATGTGCCTGAAGAGGCTGAACTACGACAGGAAGGAGCTGGAGAGGAGGAGGCAGGAATGCCAGCTTGAAGTCAAAG ATGTTGTGGTGTGGACGAACGACCAGGTGATGCACTGGGTGCAGTCCATCGGGCTCCGTGAGTACGGGACCAATCTCCTGGAGAGCGGGGTCCATGGGGCCCTCATTGCTCTGGATGAGAACTTCGATTACAGCAGCCTGGCACTTATCCTGCAGATCCCAATGCAAAACACACAG GCAAGGCAAGTTTTAGAACGTGAATTCAACAACGTCCTGGCCCTGGGGACCGACAGGCGACTGGATGAG GGCGATGATAAATCCTTCCGGAGAACACCGTCGTGGAGGAAGCGCTTTCGTCCGCGCGACAGTCACGGTCTGAGCATGATGCCCGGCTCCATCGAGACTCTGCCAGCAGGGTTCAGGGTCACTGCCATGTCCATGCCCTCCTCCGTCTCCACGATGCCCAAGAAAATGCCCCCTGAAG
- the LOC117965978 gene encoding liprin-alpha-2-like isoform X8: MMCEVMPTINEGDPAGSQRGSHNGSDSESNFEQLMVNMLDEREKLLETLRESQETLGQTQGKLQETVHERDQLQRQITSALPQEFATLTKELNGCREQLLEKEEEISELKAERNNTRLLLEHLESLVSRHERSLRMTVVKRQAQPPSGVSSEVEVLKALKSLFEHHKALDEKVRERLRVSLERVTTLEGQLAAASQELSVLRQGHPQRKDKPEGDHVDGTEPVPKPTWKRLPNGSIDAHDEVSRALQLQELLEKSNVELVQSKERVATLTARVAELEADLNTAHKDLLKSEEMSSKYQRDIREALAQKEDMEERITTLEKRYLGAQRETTSIHDLNDKLENELVNKESLYRQSEEKARNIQELLELAEQKLQQTMRKAETLPEVEAELAQRGAALTKAEERHGSIEERSRQLEAQLEEKNQELGRARQREKMNEEHNKRLSDTVDRLLTESNERLQLHLKERMAALEDKNTLIQDLENTQKQLEDSYHSKERLATEIEKLRAEMEQLKRRSGAFGDSVHPRSLVGSTTDVRFSLGSALDTQVDHFGTPAVIRRAQKGRLAALRDEPTKILPIMDQEWDRAQPLSVLASVTQPIESDPELSDIDDDDRETIFSSVDVLSPSGHSDAQTLALMLQEQLDAINEEIRMIQEEKESAELRAEEIENRVTSGSMDGLNMRPLRSRSSIPTSLTALSLASSSPPVSGRSTPKLSSRSAAHELGIMTLPSDLRKHRRKVLSPVSWDDSREDKPTIKCEMSPPPSPRSLRLEQMSQSLLSTSQEDGKGPDDQNSSRNSSQDSLHRGSKKKGINFSIVRLFGKKEKARLLQMGRGQGAGVTDFEIGFQDFLGLGKLGTQAERDRRFKKKHELLEDARRKGLPFAQWDGPTVVSWLELWVGMPAWYVAACRANVKSGAIMSALSDTEIQREIGISNPLHRLKLRLAIQEMVSLTSPSAPLTSRTSSGNVWVTHEEMETMTTPTKATLAYGDMNHEWIGNEWLPSLGLPQYRSYFMECLVDARMLDHLTKKDLRTHLKMVDSFHRASLQYGIMCLKRLNYDRKELERRRQECQLEVKDVVVWTNDQVMHWVQSIGLREYGTNLLESGVHGALIALDENFDYSSLALILQIPMQNTQARQVLEREFNNVLALGTDRRLDEGDDKSFRRTPSWRKRFRPRDSHGLSMMPGSIETLPAGFRVTAMSMPSSVSTMPKKMPPEVQSHYLYGHMLAAFRE; this comes from the exons ATGATGTGTGAGGTGATGCCCACCATCAACGAAGGAGACCCCGCGGGTTCTCAGCGCGGCTCTCACAACGGTTCCGATTCGGAGTCCAATTTCGAACAGCTCATGGTGAACATGCTGGACGAACGGGAGAAACTGCTGGAAACGTTGCGAGAGAGCCAGGAGACCCTGGGGCAGACCCAAGGCAAGCTGCAGGAGACGGTGCACGAACGAGACCAGCTGCAGAGACAGATCACTTCAGCCCTGCCGCAG GAGTTTGCCACCCTAACGAAGGAGCTGAACGGGTGCAGGGAACAGCTGCTGGAAAAAGAAGAGGAGATCTCTGAACTGAAAGCAGAGAGGAACAACACGAGA CTGCTACTGGAACACCTGGAGAGCCTCGTTTCGAGACACGAGCGGTCCCTGAGGATGACGGTAGTGAAGAGACAGGCCCAGCCTCCCTCTGGAGTCTCCAGCGAGGTGGAGGTCCTGAAAGCCTTGAAGTCCCTCTTCGAGCATCACAAAGCGCTGGATGAAAAG GTGCGCGAGCGACTGAGAGTATCTCTGGAGAGAGTGACAACCTTAGAGGGGCAGCTAGCAGCCGCCAGCCAAGAG CTTTCAGTGCTAAGACAAGGGCACCCCCAGAGGAAGGACAAGCCCGAAGGAGATCACGTTGATGGGACGGAACCAGTGCCCAAGCCAACCTGGAAG AGGCTACCGAACGGCTCCATCGACGCCCATGACGAGGTGAGCCGGGCTCTGCAGTTACAGGAGCTGCTGGAGAAGAGCAACGTGGAGCTCGTGCAGAGCAAGGAGCGCGTGGCCACACTGACCGCCCGCGTGGCCGAGCTGGAGGCTGACCTCAACACCGCCCACAAAGACCTGCTGAAGAGCGAGGAGATGAGCAGCAAATACCAGCGGGACATCCGCGAG GCTCTGGCTCAGAAGGAAGACATGGAGGAGAGAATTACAACTCTAGAGAAACGCTACCTGGGTGCGCAGAGAGAAACCACTTCAATACACGACCTCAATGACAAGCTGGAGAACGAGCTGGTGAACAAGGAGTCTCTCTACAGACAG AGCGAGGAGAAGGCCAGGAACATCCAGGAGCTGCTGGAGCTGGCAGAGCAGAAGCTGCAGCAGACGATGCGCAAGGCTGAGACCCTGCCCGAGGTGGAGGCGGAGCTGGCACAGAGAGGGGCCGCCCTGACCAAG GCTGAGGAGAGGCATGGCAGTATCGAGGAGCGCTCCCGACAGCTGGAGGCTCAGCTTGAAGAGAAAAACCAGGAGCTGGGCCGG GCGAGGCAGAGGGAGAAGATGAACGAAGAACACAACAAGCGACTCTCGGACACCGTCGACCGTCTCCTCACAGAGTCCAACGAGAGGCTGCAGCTGCACCTGAAGGAGCGCATGGCCGCTCTGGAGGACAAG aataccTTGATTCAAGATCTGGAAAACACACAAAAGCAACTGGAAGACTCTTACCATAGCAAG GAAAGGTTGGCGACTGAAATTGAAAAACTGCGTGCAGAAATGGAGCAGCTGAAGAGGAGAAGTGGAGCCTTCGGGGACAGTGTGCACCCACG CTCTCTCGTCGGCAGCACCACGGATGTCCGCTTCTCTCTGGGCTCGGCACTGGACACGCAGGTTGACCACTTCGGCACTCCGGCGGTGATCCGACGGGCGCAGAAGGGACGCCTGGCAGCCCTGCGGGACGAACCCACCAAG ATCCTGCCGATAATGGATCAGGAATGGGACCGCGCCCAGCCGCTCAGTGTCCTGGCCAGCGTGACCCAACCCATCGAGAGTGACCCCGAGCTGTCGGACATCGACGACGATGACCGCGAGACCATCTTCAGCTCGGTGGATGTGCTCTCGCCCAGCGGTCACTCCGACGCCCAGACCCTGGCTCTGATGCTTCAAGAACAGCTGGACGCCATCAACGAGGAGATCAG gaTGATCCAGGAGGAGAAGGAGTCGGCAGAGCTGCGTGCCGAGGAGATTGAGAATCGGGTGACGAGTGGCAGTATGGACGGGCTCAACATGCGCCCCCTGCGGTCCCGCTCCTCCATCCCCACCTCGCTCACCGCCCTGTCGCTCGCCAGCTCCTCCCCCCCCGTCAGCGGCCGCTCCACGCCCAAGCTGTCTTCCCGCTCAGCCGCTCATGAGCTGGGCATCATGACTCTG CCCAGCGATTTGAGGAAACATCGTAGGAAAGTACTT TCTCCAGTGTCCTGGGATGACAGTCGGGAGGACAAGCCCACCATCAAGTGTGAGATGTCGCCCCCTCCCTCCCCGCGCAGCCTGCGTCTGGAGCAGATGTCCCAGTCCCTGCTCTCCACCAGCCAGGAAGACGGCAAAGG GCCGGACGACCAGAACAGCAGTCGTAACAGCAGCCAAGACTCCCTCCACAGGGGCAGCAAGAAGAAGGGCATCAACTTCTCAATCGTACGGCTGTTTGGCAAGAAGGAGAAGGCCAGGCTCCTGCAGATGGGCAGGGGGCAGGGAGCTGGGGTTACAG ATTTTGAGATCGGGTTCCAGGATTTTCTGGGACTGGGGAAGCTGGGAACGCAGGCTGAGCGAGACCGGAGATTCAAGAAGAA GCATGAGCTTCTGGAAGACGCTCGGAGGAAGGGCTTGCCTTTCGCCCAGTGGGACGGGCCCACAGTGGTGTCCTGGCTCGAG CTGTGGGTGGGGATGCCAGCCTGGTACGTGGCTGCCTGCCGTGCCAATGTGAAGAGCGGTGCCATCATGTCAGCCCTGTCCGACACCGAGATCCAGAGAGAGATTGGCATCAGCAACCCCCTGCACCGGCTCAAACTACGCCTGGCCATCCAGGAGATGGTGTCCCTCACCAGCCCCTCCGCCCCCCTCACCTCCAGAACT TCTTCTGGGAATGTCTGGGTGACTCACGAGGAGATGGAAACCATGACAACGCCTACCAAAGCG ACGCTTGCGTACGGAGACATGAATCACGAGTGGATTGGGAATGAGTGGCTGCCCAGCCTGGGCCTGCCTCAGTACCGCAGCTACTTCATGGAGTGTCTGGTGGACGCCCGCATGCTTGACCACCTGACCAAGAAAGACCTGCGCACGCACCTCAAGATGGTGGACAGCTTCCACCG GGCCAGTCTGCAGTACGGCATCATGTGCCTGAAGAGGCTGAACTACGACAGGAAGGAGCTGGAGAGGAGGAGGCAGGAATGCCAGCTTGAAGTCAAAG ATGTTGTGGTGTGGACGAACGACCAGGTGATGCACTGGGTGCAGTCCATCGGGCTCCGTGAGTACGGGACCAATCTCCTGGAGAGCGGGGTCCATGGGGCCCTCATTGCTCTGGATGAGAACTTCGATTACAGCAGCCTGGCACTTATCCTGCAGATCCCAATGCAAAACACACAG GCAAGGCAAGTTTTAGAACGTGAATTCAACAACGTCCTGGCCCTGGGGACCGACAGGCGACTGGATGAG GGCGATGATAAATCCTTCCGGAGAACACCGTCGTGGAGGAAGCGCTTTCGTCCGCGCGACAGTCACGGTCTGAGCATGATGCCCGGCTCCATCGAGACTCTGCCAGCAGGGTTCAGGGTCACTGCCATGTCCATGCCCTCCTCCGTCTCCACGATGCCCAAGAAAATGCCCCCTGAAG